One genomic region from Mycobacterium basiliense encodes:
- a CDS encoding nuclear transport factor 2 family protein — protein MTFPLSARPALSDLVHRYAAHIDDRQFDSAAALFTSTAELRLPDPPAALEPVHTHRGHRAIAAAVAAVAHTVRTEHAIVGEVYDEPFDHDYDDGVRSDLACGRITCIAHHWTQRSAELVDVVWHLRYDDEYQLADGGWRIRSRALTINAIEVRPVRRLLRRD, from the coding sequence ATGACCTTCCCGCTGTCCGCCCGGCCTGCGCTCAGCGATCTGGTGCACCGGTATGCGGCGCACATTGATGATCGTCAATTTGATTCCGCGGCAGCACTTTTCACGTCTACAGCGGAACTGAGGCTGCCTGACCCGCCCGCCGCGCTCGAGCCCGTTCACACGCACCGGGGGCACCGAGCCATCGCCGCGGCCGTCGCCGCCGTCGCCCACACTGTGCGTACCGAGCATGCGATCGTCGGCGAAGTCTATGACGAGCCTTTCGACCACGATTACGACGACGGCGTGCGCTCTGACCTGGCCTGCGGGCGGATCACCTGTATCGCCCACCATTGGACCCAACGTTCCGCTGAACTGGTCGACGTGGTCTGGCATCTGCGTTACGACGACGAGTATCAGCTGGCCGATGGGGGCTGGCGCATCCGTAGTCGGGCGTTGACGATCAACGCCATTGAGGTTCGACCGGTACGCCGATTGTTGCGGCGCGATTGA
- a CDS encoding LLM class F420-dependent oxidoreductase, which produces MEIPLKVEAKAGAKAGAKVGIIAPVASGVTADPDWMTAFALHLEACGFESIIVVEHTILVTQYDSVYPYDRSGGVGLAADCPIPDPLDLLGFLAGRTTRLGLATGVLVLPNHHPVVLAKRAASVDVLSGGRLRLCVGVGWLREEVEACGAEFDSRGRRADEQLIVLRALWADRPEGVSHHGEFFNFDNAMCYPKPVARLPIHIGGHSRAAARRAGRYGDGFQPLGVTGAELESLIALMRAEAIAAGRDPKAIEVSLGHLVTKIDSERAGHLIDQGADRIVLAMPPVSEIDQAHDIVSDCAQRLASVL; this is translated from the coding sequence ATGGAGATCCCGCTGAAGGTGGAGGCAAAGGCGGGGGCAAAGGCGGGGGCAAAGGTCGGCATCATTGCGCCGGTGGCCAGCGGCGTCACCGCGGATCCGGACTGGATGACCGCCTTCGCGCTACATCTCGAGGCATGCGGCTTTGAATCGATCATCGTCGTCGAACACACAATCCTGGTGACCCAGTACGACAGCGTGTATCCGTATGACCGTTCCGGGGGCGTCGGGTTGGCAGCCGACTGCCCGATCCCCGATCCGCTCGATCTGCTTGGCTTCCTGGCCGGACGAACGACGCGGCTTGGGTTGGCCACCGGGGTCTTAGTGCTGCCCAACCACCACCCGGTCGTGCTGGCCAAACGGGCGGCCAGCGTTGATGTCCTCTCCGGCGGCAGGCTTCGGCTATGTGTGGGGGTGGGATGGCTTCGAGAAGAGGTCGAAGCGTGTGGGGCGGAGTTCGACAGTCGCGGACGCCGGGCAGACGAACAATTGATCGTGCTGCGGGCCCTATGGGCCGACCGACCCGAAGGCGTGTCCCACCATGGCGAGTTCTTCAACTTCGACAACGCCATGTGTTATCCCAAACCGGTTGCGCGACTCCCGATTCACATCGGCGGTCATAGCCGTGCGGCGGCACGGCGGGCCGGACGTTATGGCGACGGTTTCCAGCCCCTTGGCGTGACCGGCGCCGAACTCGAGTCGTTGATCGCGTTGATGCGCGCCGAGGCCATAGCGGCTGGCCGCGATCCGAAAGCGATCGAAGTCTCCCTGGGACACCTGGTGACCAAGATCGACAGCGAACGTGCGGGCCACTTGATCGACCAGGGCGCTGACCGGATCGTGCTGGCCATGCCGCCGGTCTCGGAGATTGATCAGGCTCACGACATCGTGTCGGACTGTGCTCAGCGGCTGGCGTCGGTCTTGTGA
- a CDS encoding DUF6941 family protein, translated as MKVSLFLADAAHADAQSGKVHALGIGWRQCQTPTPPFALVLFLDIDWDETNRQHNLKCQLLTTDGELVVVPGPHGPQRILFEASAEAGRAPGAIHGTSVRMPLTLNIPAGIPLEPGIYEWRVEVEGYRQATAVEAFVVTGGGLPQATFD; from the coding sequence ATGAAGGTCAGCCTGTTCTTGGCGGACGCCGCGCATGCCGACGCGCAATCAGGAAAGGTCCATGCGCTGGGGATCGGGTGGCGGCAGTGCCAAACTCCCACTCCCCCTTTCGCATTGGTCCTTTTTCTGGACATTGACTGGGATGAAACCAACAGGCAGCACAATCTGAAATGCCAATTGTTGACTACCGACGGCGAGCTGGTTGTCGTGCCCGGGCCGCACGGGCCGCAGCGGATCCTGTTCGAAGCATCGGCCGAGGCGGGCCGTGCCCCCGGGGCAATCCACGGTACCTCGGTGCGAATGCCGCTCACTCTGAACATTCCGGCCGGAATTCCCTTGGAGCCAGGAATTTACGAATGGCGGGTGGAGGTGGAAGGCTACCGGCAAGCGACGGCGGTCGAGGCGTTCGTCGTGACCGGCGGGGGTCTTCCGCAAGCTACTTTCGATTGA
- a CDS encoding PE family protein has protein sequence MSFVWVDPELMTGAAAVLARIGSSLAQANVAAAGSTTSVLAAGADEVSAAVAALFGAHAQQYQSASMQMAALHQRFVHALTAGANAYGLAEAANVSPLQAIEQNALSLINAPTQALLGRPLIGDGANGATGTGQAGGAGGLLWGNGGNGGSGGVGQAGGAGGGAGLFGHGGAGGAGGAGGASGVGGAGGIGGRGGLLYGNGGGGGAGGQGMLSGGAGGAGGWAGMLGAGGVGGAGGQGIGLDGGVGGAGGNAGLLSGPGGIGGTGGTSAMGHGGSGGAGGAAGLIGNGAAGGVGGAGGQDGGAGGVGGNARLFGTGGVGGLGGTSDGSGNGGIGGDGGLGGRVYGNGGAGGAGGSGPAAGTGGTGGHGGTGGTAGLWGAGGHGGAGGHGGAGAVGGTGDTGGLGGDAGNGGAGGNGGWLIGAGGAGGHGGVGGTGGAGGAGADGVALGSAGGDAGNGGNGGVGGAGGIGGKGGLIGFLGGQGAGGAGGDGGVGGAAGNGGDGAMGTFSKFGSGLGGHGGNGGDPGSGGAGGAGGNGSTTGAAGVTGAIDTSGGAGGTGGRGADATSAGANGGHGGQGGSGGLYGDGGRGGDGGNGLRGLDRSAQVTPGASGADGQGGGSGGDGGNGGMGGAMAGTGGTGGTGGNGGNGGNGGAGAGGVDAAMAGSSGTNGGNGGDGGDGGAGGNGGMGGQAQAAGYSGGVEGNGGNGGDGGAGAVAGDGGKGAAGTFAGSADGHGGNGGNGGNSGSGGKAGTGGTGLIDGQNGQAGATHASGGNGGAGGKGADAVAAGTDGGDGGNGGSGGRYGNGGNGGNGGAGKAGASGSDQVGQMAAGTGHTGGAGGAGGVGGAGGALAGSGGNGGDGGIGGTGGTGGKGLDGVNATAAGTAGTDGGNGGQGGSGGNGGDGGAGGSASSAAVAKGFHSGDTGKGGVGGDGGTGGNAGSGGNGAKGSFANGGNGRGGDGGDGGDRGVGGQGGAGGTGSGGQAEGGKAGSIGSSGGDGGNGGRGDDASAPGGTTGTNGTNGGAGGDGGAAGSVGKGGTGGAGGNGSPGANNTQLLGKGGAGGNGGVGGVGGDGGSLGGDGGNGGAGGLGARGGTGGNGLNGISGTDGVVGSNNGAGGTGEEGWDGAAGGAGGQGGNGGAGGHALATGYNDGSQGVGGNGGAGGAGGTGGKGGAGGTGAAAVSGNPTAGNGGQGGDGGAGGVGGDGGVGGAGSVTGTAGASGADGNGGTGGTGGAGGNGNVGGLSFAHGGDGGTGGTGGAGTVGGTGGTGGNGGDSNGGGNPDGGNGGKGGTGGTGSQTGGKGGDGGIGGKGGDNTLVDAPGNGGKGGDGGVGGTGSDGFGGNGGSGGKGGSGGNNKLVPPLGTGVGGTGGAGGHGGQGGPGSGTISVVGSGQAGSPGNLPSGSPNPTTGGTGGAGGSGGSGGNP, from the coding sequence ATGTCGTTCGTGTGGGTGGATCCGGAGCTAATGACAGGGGCGGCGGCCGTCTTGGCCCGCATCGGATCTTCGCTGGCCCAGGCCAATGTGGCCGCGGCCGGATCAACCACCTCGGTGCTCGCCGCTGGGGCCGATGAGGTATCGGCGGCAGTCGCGGCGCTGTTCGGTGCGCATGCCCAGCAGTACCAGTCGGCCAGCATGCAGATGGCGGCGCTTCACCAAAGGTTTGTGCACGCGCTCACCGCTGGTGCGAATGCATACGGGCTCGCTGAGGCGGCGAACGTGTCGCCGCTGCAGGCTATAGAGCAAAATGCGCTGAGCCTGATCAACGCACCCACCCAGGCGTTATTGGGCCGCCCGCTGATCGGCGACGGCGCCAATGGGGCCACCGGAACCGGGCAGGCCGGTGGAGCCGGTGGGCTGCTGTGGGGAAACGGTGGCAACGGCGGGTCCGGTGGGGTCGGCCAGGCGGGCGGCGCAGGTGGGGGCGCGGGTCTCTTCGGTCACGGCGGTGCCGGCGGAGCCGGCGGTGCGGGGGGCGCGTCCGGTGTCGGCGGGGCCGGCGGTATCGGCGGGCGTGGTGGGCTGCTGTATGGCAATGGTGGCGGAGGCGGTGCCGGCGGGCAGGGCATGCTCAGCGGCGGCGCGGGTGGTGCCGGCGGCTGGGCGGGCATGTTGGGCGCCGGCGGCGTCGGTGGGGCCGGCGGGCAAGGCATCGGCCTGGACGGGGGCGTCGGCGGAGCCGGCGGAAACGCCGGGTTGCTGTCCGGTCCCGGCGGGATCGGCGGCACCGGCGGAACGTCCGCCATGGGTCACGGCGGTTCCGGTGGGGCGGGCGGCGCTGCAGGGTTGATTGGCAACGGTGCCGCGGGAGGTGTGGGTGGTGCCGGCGGCCAAGACGGCGGTGCCGGCGGTGTCGGTGGCAATGCCCGGCTGTTCGGAACCGGCGGAGTCGGTGGTTTGGGCGGTACCAGTGACGGTTCCGGCAACGGTGGCATCGGCGGCGATGGCGGCCTCGGCGGGCGGGTGTATGGCAACGGTGGTGCTGGCGGAGCGGGCGGTAGCGGCCCGGCGGCCGGCACCGGGGGCACCGGTGGCCATGGCGGTACGGGTGGTACCGCTGGGTTGTGGGGGGCGGGTGGACACGGTGGCGCGGGTGGACACGGCGGTGCCGGCGCAGTGGGTGGCACGGGCGATACTGGCGGGCTCGGCGGTGATGCCGGCAATGGCGGTGCCGGCGGGAACGGCGGCTGGTTGATCGGCGCTGGCGGCGCCGGCGGCCACGGCGGTGTCGGCGGAACCGGCGGGGCCGGTGGGGCCGGGGCCGACGGGGTCGCACTGGGCAGTGCCGGCGGCGACGCCGGCAACGGTGGCAACGGTGGTGTCGGCGGGGCCGGCGGTATCGGCGGCAAGGGTGGCCTGATCGGCTTCCTGGGCGGTCAAGGTGCTGGCGGTGCCGGGGGTGACGGTGGCGTCGGCGGGGCCGCCGGCAACGGCGGAGATGGCGCCATGGGCACATTCTCCAAATTTGGTAGCGGTCTGGGTGGCCACGGCGGCAACGGCGGCGATCCCGGCTCTGGCGGGGCCGGTGGGGCTGGCGGCAACGGTTCCACGACGGGTGCCGCGGGCGTGACCGGAGCGATCGACACCAGCGGCGGCGCGGGCGGCACCGGCGGCCGGGGCGCCGATGCGACCAGTGCCGGCGCCAATGGCGGTCATGGCGGTCAAGGTGGCAGCGGCGGGCTCTACGGCGACGGCGGCAGGGGCGGTGACGGCGGCAACGGTCTCCGGGGTCTGGACCGCAGCGCGCAGGTGACACCGGGAGCTTCGGGTGCCGACGGACAAGGCGGCGGTAGTGGTGGTGACGGCGGCAACGGCGGTATGGGGGGAGCCATGGCCGGCACCGGCGGCACCGGCGGCACCGGTGGCAACGGCGGTAACGGCGGCAACGGCGGCGCGGGGGCCGGCGGCGTCGACGCTGCAATGGCCGGCTCCAGCGGCACCAACGGCGGCAACGGCGGGGACGGCGGGGACGGCGGGGCCGGCGGCAACGGCGGGATGGGCGGTCAGGCGCAGGCGGCCGGATACTCCGGCGGCGTCGAGGGCAATGGCGGTAACGGCGGTGACGGCGGTGCTGGAGCCGTAGCTGGTGACGGCGGTAAAGGGGCCGCCGGGACATTTGCTGGCAGTGCTGATGGTCACGGCGGCAACGGCGGTAACGGCGGCAATTCCGGCAGTGGCGGCAAGGCCGGAACCGGCGGCACCGGCTTGATCGACGGCCAGAACGGCCAGGCCGGAGCGACTCACGCCAGCGGCGGCAACGGCGGTGCCGGCGGTAAGGGTGCCGACGCCGTTGCTGCCGGCACCGACGGTGGCGACGGCGGGAACGGCGGATCCGGTGGCCGATACGGCAACGGCGGCAATGGTGGTAACGGCGGAGCGGGTAAAGCCGGTGCCAGCGGGTCCGACCAGGTCGGGCAGATGGCAGCCGGTACCGGACACACCGGGGGCGCCGGCGGTGCCGGGGGCGTCGGCGGTGCCGGCGGCGCCCTGGCAGGTAGCGGCGGAAATGGCGGTGACGGCGGGATCGGTGGTACCGGCGGTACCGGCGGCAAAGGCCTTGACGGCGTCAATGCGACGGCCGCCGGCACCGCTGGCACCGACGGTGGCAACGGCGGCCAGGGGGGTAGCGGCGGCAACGGCGGTGACGGCGGGGCCGGCGGCAGCGCCAGCTCGGCCGCGGTGGCTAAGGGCTTTCACAGCGGCGACACCGGCAAGGGCGGAGTGGGTGGCGATGGCGGCACCGGCGGCAACGCTGGTAGCGGCGGCAATGGTGCCAAGGGCTCGTTTGCCAACGGCGGTAACGGTCGAGGCGGCGACGGGGGCGACGGTGGCGACCGCGGCGTGGGCGGCCAAGGAGGAGCGGGCGGCACCGGCTCCGGGGGCCAGGCCGAGGGCGGCAAAGCCGGAAGCATCGGGAGCAGCGGCGGTGACGGTGGCAACGGCGGCCGCGGCGATGACGCAAGTGCACCCGGCGGCACCACCGGCACCAACGGCACCAATGGAGGCGCCGGCGGCGACGGCGGAGCCGCCGGGTCCGTCGGCAAAGGTGGCACCGGTGGCGCCGGCGGCAACGGCTCACCGGGCGCCAATAACACACAACTGCTCGGCAAGGGCGGCGCCGGCGGTAACGGTGGCGTCGGTGGTGTGGGCGGTGATGGTGGCTCACTGGGCGGAGACGGCGGCAACGGCGGTGCTGGCGGCTTAGGCGCCAGGGGCGGTACCGGGGGCAATGGCCTCAATGGCATCTCCGGCACCGACGGCGTCGTCGGCAGCAACAACGGCGCGGGCGGCACCGGCGAGGAAGGCTGGGACGGCGCCGCCGGTGGGGCCGGCGGCCAGGGTGGTAACGGCGGAGCCGGCGGCCACGCGTTGGCGACCGGGTACAACGACGGCAGCCAGGGAGTCGGTGGCAACGGGGGTGCAGGCGGTGCCGGTGGAACCGGCGGCAAGGGCGGCGCCGGCGGTACCGGCGCCGCCGCCGTGTCGGGCAATCCGACCGCGGGCAACGGCGGTCAAGGCGGGGATGGCGGCGCCGGCGGCGTCGGAGGTGATGGCGGGGTCGGCGGCGCTGGCTCCGTTACCGGTACCGCCGGCGCGTCCGGGGCCGACGGTAATGGCGGCACCGGCGGCACCGGCGGTGCCGGCGGCAATGGCAATGTCGGCGGCCTGTCCTTCGCGCACGGTGGCGACGGCGGTACCGGCGGCACGGGCGGCGCCGGTACCGTTGGCGGCACCGGTGGCACCGGCGGTAACGGCGGCGACAGCAACGGCGGAGGCAACCCCGACGGCGGCAATGGCGGCAAAGGCGGGACCGGCGGCACCGGCAGCCAAACCGGCGGCAAGGGCGGTGATGGCGGTATTGGTGGCAAAGGCGGCGACAACACACTGGTGGACGCCCCCGGTAACGGCGGCAAAGGTGGCGACGGCGGCGTTGGCGGCACCGGCAGTGACGGTTTCGGCGGCAATGGCGGCAGCGGCGGCAAGGGCGGCAGCGGCGGCAATAACAAGCTTGTCCCGCCCCTTGGCACCGGCGTGGGTGGCACCGGCGGCGCCGGCGGGCACGGCGGGCAGGGTGGCCCCGGCAGCGGCACGATTAGTGTCGTTGGCAGTGGCCAGGCGGGCAGTCCCGGCAACCTTCCTTCCGGAAGTCCGAATCCCACCACCGGTGGGACAGGCGGAGCCGGAGGTAGCGGCGGTTCTGGGGGCAACCCCTGA
- a CDS encoding type II toxin-antitoxin system Rv0910 family toxin — protein sequence MARVQVCTSSKLPPASAWKIASNLNRFDEWMTIFGGWRGTVPSTVDQGTQASSLIKVKGFRKVIHWTVTDYDEPKSIKLRGRGRGGVRISVATTVAANHPGSRFHLTADLTGGLLSGPIGRLVAKVLRSEVRRSVDNLAALH from the coding sequence ATGGCGCGTGTGCAGGTCTGCACTTCATCCAAGCTGCCACCCGCATCCGCCTGGAAGATCGCCTCCAACCTGAATCGGTTCGACGAATGGATGACCATCTTCGGTGGATGGCGCGGCACGGTGCCGTCGACGGTCGACCAGGGAACCCAGGCATCATCGCTGATCAAGGTCAAAGGCTTCCGCAAAGTGATCCACTGGACCGTCACCGATTACGACGAACCGAAGTCAATCAAATTGCGGGGGCGTGGTCGAGGCGGAGTGCGGATCTCGGTGGCGACCACCGTCGCCGCCAACCACCCGGGATCGAGGTTTCATCTCACCGCCGACTTGACGGGCGGCCTGCTCAGTGGCCCGATCGGACGCCTCGTCGCCAAGGTGTTGCGCTCTGAGGTGCGGCGCTCGGTGGACAACCTCGCTGCTTTGCACTGA
- a CDS encoding cytochrome P450, with protein MTVASDAIPFFATESLQDPYPMYERMRAAGPVHRINDSEFFAVCSWDAVNDAIARPEDFSSNLTATITYTADGTVKPFEMDPLGGPTHVLATADDPAHALHRKLLVRHLAGKRIRAIEQFATAAADRLWWSGLQDGRIEWMGALANRLPMMVVAELIGLPDADIAQLVQWGYAATQLLEGMVDEELLAAAGVAVMDLTGYITEQFDRAAADPQNNLVGELAAACASGEVDTLTAQVMMVTLFAAGGESTSSLLGSAAWMLAHRPDIQQQVRDQPGLLGTFLEETLRYEPPFRAHYRHVRHDTTLSGVELPADSHLLLLWGAANRDPAQFPMPDEFRLDRPGGRGHLSFGKGAHFCVGAALARMEAQIVLRILLEQTSTIEVDDVGRWLPSMLVRRLEHLELAVR; from the coding sequence ATGACAGTCGCGAGCGATGCCATCCCGTTCTTTGCCACCGAATCCCTGCAAGATCCGTATCCGATGTATGAGCGCATGCGCGCCGCGGGTCCGGTCCACCGCATCAATGATTCCGAGTTTTTTGCGGTGTGCAGTTGGGATGCGGTCAACGACGCCATCGCCCGTCCGGAGGACTTCTCCTCCAACCTGACCGCCACGATCACCTACACCGCCGACGGCACCGTCAAGCCGTTCGAGATGGATCCACTCGGCGGACCCACTCATGTGCTGGCAACCGCCGACGACCCCGCCCACGCCCTGCACCGCAAACTCTTGGTACGCCACCTGGCGGGCAAGCGCATCCGCGCCATCGAACAGTTTGCGACCGCGGCGGCGGACCGGCTCTGGTGGTCCGGTCTGCAGGATGGCCGCATCGAATGGATGGGGGCACTGGCGAACCGACTACCGATGATGGTCGTGGCTGAACTGATCGGCTTGCCGGATGCCGATATCGCCCAGTTGGTGCAATGGGGATACGCGGCCACCCAACTGCTTGAGGGCATGGTCGATGAAGAACTGCTCGCCGCGGCCGGTGTCGCAGTGATGGACCTCACCGGCTACATCACCGAACAGTTCGACCGGGCCGCGGCCGATCCACAAAATAACCTGGTCGGCGAATTGGCCGCCGCGTGCGCCTCCGGGGAAGTGGACACCCTCACCGCCCAGGTCATGATGGTCACCCTGTTCGCGGCCGGCGGTGAGTCCACGTCGTCCCTGCTGGGCAGTGCGGCCTGGATGTTGGCACATCGTCCGGACATTCAGCAACAAGTCCGCGATCAGCCCGGGCTACTCGGAACATTCCTCGAAGAGACCCTGCGCTATGAGCCGCCATTTCGCGCCCACTACCGGCACGTACGCCACGACACCACGTTGAGCGGGGTCGAACTGCCCGCGGATTCTCACCTGCTGCTGTTGTGGGGGGCGGCCAACCGGGATCCGGCCCAATTCCCAATGCCCGACGAGTTCCGGCTGGACCGTCCGGGAGGCAGGGGTCACCTCAGCTTCGGCAAAGGGGCCCACTTCTGCGTGGGCGCCGCGCTGGCGCGGATGGAAGCGCAGATTGTCCTGAGGATCCTGCTCGAGCAGACTTCAACGATCGAGGTCGACGATGTCGGACGCTGGTTACCGAGCATGTTGGTGCGACGCCTGGAACATCTCGAACTAGCAGTTCGATGA
- a CDS encoding DUF4407 domain-containing protein, protein MCAYENAEQRSAASRFEALLTWLGGGHWHELGERHERSTHAVTGAVVAFGTLLAWLLAALAVNEGAGWPAWGVIAGTLVFGLLVGAVTRGTAGGVDRKWSGLVARAAIALAVGVVVGELAALVVFSGSINRHLDEGALRNAESAPAVAQASTSLQQDRVARASLDNAVEQARGRLDQALVVARCEYHPTPGCPQTRITGVPGRGPETRTANEFLADAQRELDRVLAARDRQAPALDAQVASDEQRLTEARHTAVADAGRGLGARWVAMNELTLASAGALALRFLTIAFCALVYLLPLILRVWRGETTHDRHAMARAERERAELEADTAIAIKRAQVRSAAEIMWAEHQLTQTRLAIEAQAEIDREQQRRRVIEALEAPVRASVQRAVDPVEEQMYLPIAAEAEAASRAVAELPAGSERTTAEQPDHLPVQAETGGTVQPREEESGTGLIPSIPDATKAAARWIRPLVPPFVARVIDNTTQPLRTARQVFEEVEEIAFSFKRTRKVTVNSESSDTGEQPTLQSVAADAAEGNRIASSRGEQSGGPQSGNYDRLDTYDRHPSLGQAQPHDLAGLPVGSTANEGQRELVGRDEPRELRSPEGPRQLPPGK, encoded by the coding sequence ATGTGCGCCTACGAAAATGCTGAGCAGCGCTCGGCCGCATCGCGGTTCGAGGCGCTGCTCACCTGGCTTGGTGGCGGACACTGGCATGAGTTGGGCGAGCGTCATGAACGATCCACACATGCGGTCACCGGTGCGGTAGTGGCGTTCGGCACCCTGTTGGCCTGGCTCTTAGCCGCGCTGGCGGTGAACGAGGGGGCGGGCTGGCCGGCGTGGGGCGTCATCGCCGGGACCCTTGTGTTCGGCCTGCTGGTCGGGGCGGTGACCCGCGGTACCGCCGGCGGGGTAGACCGGAAGTGGTCGGGCCTTGTGGCCCGCGCCGCCATCGCCCTGGCCGTTGGCGTCGTCGTCGGTGAGCTTGCTGCGCTGGTCGTGTTTTCCGGATCAATCAATCGGCATCTCGATGAAGGCGCTCTGCGCAACGCCGAATCGGCGCCGGCAGTCGCCCAGGCGTCAACATCCCTTCAACAGGACCGGGTAGCGCGCGCTTCGTTGGACAACGCGGTCGAACAGGCGCGCGGTCGCCTGGACCAGGCCCTGGTGGTCGCACGATGCGAATACCATCCGACGCCGGGTTGCCCGCAAACCAGGATCACCGGCGTTCCCGGTCGGGGTCCCGAAACACGCACGGCCAATGAGTTTCTCGCCGATGCGCAGCGCGAGCTGGACCGCGTGTTGGCGGCGCGCGATCGTCAGGCCCCCGCCCTGGACGCCCAGGTGGCCAGTGACGAGCAACGCCTGACCGAAGCACGCCACACGGCAGTTGCCGATGCGGGCCGTGGCTTGGGCGCCCGCTGGGTCGCCATGAATGAGCTGACTTTGGCCAGCGCGGGCGCGCTGGCGCTGCGGTTCCTGACAATCGCGTTCTGCGCGCTGGTATACCTGCTACCGCTGATTCTGCGGGTGTGGCGCGGTGAGACAACCCACGACCGCCACGCGATGGCGCGCGCCGAACGTGAACGCGCGGAACTAGAGGCCGACACCGCGATCGCGATCAAGCGGGCCCAGGTGCGTAGCGCCGCCGAAATCATGTGGGCCGAGCATCAACTGACCCAGACCCGGCTAGCCATCGAGGCCCAGGCCGAAATCGACCGTGAACAGCAACGTCGCCGTGTCATCGAAGCGCTCGAAGCCCCGGTGCGCGCGTCGGTACAGCGTGCCGTCGATCCAGTGGAGGAACAGATGTATCTGCCGATCGCCGCCGAAGCAGAGGCCGCCAGCCGAGCGGTTGCCGAATTGCCCGCCGGATCGGAGAGGACCACTGCTGAGCAACCCGACCACCTTCCCGTGCAGGCGGAAACGGGGGGCACGGTGCAACCGCGCGAGGAGGAGAGCGGCACCGGGCTGATCCCGTCGATTCCGGACGCCACCAAAGCCGCGGCGCGCTGGATTCGTCCGCTGGTGCCCCCGTTCGTCGCGCGTGTCATCGACAACACGACCCAGCCGCTTCGGACCGCACGCCAGGTGTTCGAAGAAGTCGAGGAAATCGCCTTTTCCTTCAAGCGCACTCGCAAAGTGACGGTCAATTCCGAAAGTTCGGACACCGGCGAGCAACCGACGCTGCAGTCCGTGGCCGCTGATGCGGCCGAGGGCAACCGGATCGCATCGTCACGCGGCGAGCAATCGGGCGGGCCCCAGAGCGGAAACTACGATCGGCTCGATACCTATGATCGCCATCCCTCACTGGGGCAGGCGCAACCCCACGACCTTGCCGGATTGCCGGTTGGCTCGACGGCAAATGAAGGCCAGCGCGAGCTGGTTGGCCGGGACGAGCCGCGCGAGCTGCGTTCCCCTGAGGGGCCGCGCCAGCTGCCGCCCGGGAAGTAG
- a CDS encoding LapA family protein: MPGLVVVAGVALAFVVSMATVAIGQVGVGIAAAIVGLFVSGGGLSWLTMQRRRIREAEWHASWGGARR, from the coding sequence GTGCCAGGACTCGTGGTGGTCGCCGGCGTCGCATTGGCCTTCGTTGTCTCGATGGCCACCGTGGCCATCGGCCAGGTGGGGGTCGGAATCGCTGCCGCCATCGTCGGGTTGTTTGTCTCTGGCGGCGGCCTGTCCTGGCTTACCATGCAGCGCAGGCGAATTCGTGAAGCCGAGTGGCATGCCAGTTGGGGCGGTGCCCGCCGCTGA